AATCGCGAATCCTGGTCGAGCGCCCGGTTTACGACGACGTCGTCGGGCAACTGGTCGGATTCGCCGCCGCAGCGAGTTACGGCGATCCGTTTGACCCGACGGTCACAGCGGCGCCGATGATCACCGTCGCGCACATGAACCGCGTGAACGCATACATCGACCGTGCCGTGAAAGACGGCGCGGCGGTGGCTGCGGGTGGGGCACAGCGTCCTGCGGGCGCACCCGACTCAGGCAACTTCGTGTCGCCAACCGTGCTCGTCGACGTCGACAACAGCATGGCAGTGGCCCAGGAAGAGATCTTCGGGCCCGTTCTGTGCGTGATCCCGTTCGATTCCGAGGATGAGGCCGTCCGAATTGCAAACGACACCGAGTACGGACTGGGCGCGGCGGTGTACACCCGGGACGTCAGCAGAGCTATCAGGGTCGGTGCAGCGCTTCGAGCGGGAAACGTCGGTATCAATACCTGGACCTTGCAACCTCACGCACCGTTCGGCGGGGTCAAAAAATCGGGCCTCGGCGCCGAGAACGGCAGAGCCGGAATCATGGAGTACCTCGACACGAAGACGACCTTCCTACGCTGAACCCGAAAGTGGCTGTCAAACGGTCGGTCGTCATGCTCGCCGGAGCAGCATCATCGTCGTACCGCTGTTGGCGCCGCCGACGCCGCATGCGGTGAGGTCGGCGTCGTCGACCTGTCGAGCACCACCGTCACCGCGTACCTGGACGCACGCCTCGTGTAAGTGGCCGAAGCCGTGCAGCCGGCCGCCCGACAGTTGGCCGCCTGCGGTGTTGATCGGCAGCTCGCCGCCCAGCGAGAAGCGCGTCGGATCGGCGACCCACTCCCCCGATTCGCCGTATTCGCAGAATCCGAAATCCTCGAGGAAGCACAGCACGAACACGCTGAAACCGTCATAGAGCGACGCATAGTCGACATCACTAGGCGTGAAGTCGGTCCTGTCCCAGATGGTCGACCACCGAGAGTTCAGCCGACCGATGTCCTGGCCGCCTTCAAAAAGGAACCGGTCATGGTGGGCGCAATCGACAGCCTCGACGACGACGCCCGGATGGTCGAGGGCCGACGCGTGTTCGGCGCGCGACACCACGAATGCCGTTGCGCCGTCGCAGGCGATGTCGCAGTCGTACATACACAACGGGTCGGACACCATACGAGCATCGAGATAGGTGTCGAGGTCGATCGGCTCGCTGTAGACCGCCTTGGGATTCAGTTTGGCGTGCGCCCGTTCGACGATCGCGATCTGACCCAGTTGTTCCCTGGTGAGCCCGAATCGGTGCATGCGGGAACGGATCTGGAGGGCAGCGAGGTTGGCCGCCGCCGCCCCGTATGGCAATTGCCATCCCAACTGACCCGTCGCCCGTGATCCCGCAGCCACCCCGTAGCCGCGACGACGGTCAGCACCCTGTGCCGTTCCCTCCCAGATGCTTCGCCAACACAACACGTGATTGGCCATCCCTCCGGCCACAGCGAGCATGGCGTCGACGACGGCGCCGAGCTGGCCGGGGTATTCGACGCCGCCGGCCACCCAGTTCGGCCGAATACCAAGAGCATCGTGGATCTCGCGCAGCCCCGCTCCCGAGAATCCTTTCCCTGCCATTGACGCACCAGGGTAGGTGGTGAGGCCGTCGATGTCGGCCAGCGTCAACCCCGCATCCTCGACCGCCGCCAGACACGCATCGACGGTGAGCTGCAACGGGTCCCGGCCGAGACGACGCCCGATGTCGGACTGGCCGATGCCGCTGATGATGACATCGCTGGTCAGACGCGAGTGCATCAGCGGTCCGGAGCAAACAGGGGAAGATGAACGGCGTCGCCTTCTGTGCCGTCGTCACCACGCTGGAAGGTCACCCGCACCGGCATGCCGACGACGACATCGTCTGGAGCGACGTCGACGAGGTTGGTCAGCACGCGCGCCCGTGGATCTTCGACCGGGTTGACGAAGGCGATGACATAGGGCGTAGGGATCCCTGGGAAGAACGGATGGTGGTTGACCGTCCAGGACTCCACTGTCCCACGACCCGACATCGCCACCCATTCCGGTGTGGCGTGGTCGAATTGGCAACGCAGCGCGGGGGGATGAATGATGCGCTCGCAATCGGGGCACCGTTGCAACCGCCACACCCCCTCGGCGCCCGACGTCCAGTACGGACGGTTGAGCGCAGACAACGCGGGTAGCGGTCGGCCGCTGGGTGCCCGATCGTCAGGCACCGGGCACCGCGTCGTCGGCCGCGTCGTCGACACCGAAGATGAAGCGATCGGCAATCGTGTGTTCGTTGCGGATCGACATCTCCTGGGCGGTGTTGAGCCACAGGCCGTCGAAACCGTTGGAATGCATGCCGGCGTGGATTGCTCCGATGTTCTTGAGGTCCTGGGTCGGAAGTTCCCCCCACCCGTCATGGTCCTGCCAGCGTTCGAATTCCAGCCAACTGGTCTCGGGGACCTCGCCGGGCGCGAAGTGCTCCAATGAGAACATCTCGAACACGCACCGGTTCGGGTCGTCGGCGTCCGGCAGCATCCGATATCCGAGGATGCACGATTTCTCGACCAGGATCACCAGAGTTGGAAATACGTGCCAGTCTCCATTGCCCGCGAAGTACTGCTCCATGGTCATCTTGGGGTAATCGACACCCTCCGCGAGGGCGAGTTCCTCGCACATCTGGTGGTAGAGCACGAACGGCGGG
The sequence above is drawn from the Mycobacterium gallinarum genome and encodes:
- a CDS encoding thiolase family protein, with the translated sequence MHSRLTSDVIISGIGQSDIGRRLGRDPLQLTVDACLAAVEDAGLTLADIDGLTTYPGASMAGKGFSGAGLREIHDALGIRPNWVAGGVEYPGQLGAVVDAMLAVAGGMANHVLCWRSIWEGTAQGADRRRGYGVAAGSRATGQLGWQLPYGAAAANLAALQIRSRMHRFGLTREQLGQIAIVERAHAKLNPKAVYSEPIDLDTYLDARMVSDPLCMYDCDIACDGATAFVVSRAEHASALDHPGVVVEAVDCAHHDRFLFEGGQDIGRLNSRWSTIWDRTDFTPSDVDYASLYDGFSVFVLCFLEDFGFCEYGESGEWVADPTRFSLGGELPINTAGGQLSGGRLHGFGHLHEACVQVRGDGGARQVDDADLTACGVGGANSGTTMMLLRRA
- a CDS encoding Zn-ribbon domain-containing OB-fold protein, with translation MPDDRAPSGRPLPALSALNRPYWTSGAEGVWRLQRCPDCERIIHPPALRCQFDHATPEWVAMSGRGTVESWTVNHHPFFPGIPTPYVIAFVNPVEDPRARVLTNLVDVAPDDVVVGMPVRVTFQRGDDGTEGDAVHLPLFAPDR